The sequence TGCTCGAAGGGCAACAACTGCACGGCAATATCCTGATTGACGTCCAGGTACAGCGTGTCGCTGGCCAATCCCGCCGACTTGCCGAACGATACCATGCCCCGCGCTCCTGCATTTTGCCCGTAGCCACGGACGGAGGTGAAGATAATCGCTATGATTAATAGACTGCTGGAAAAGCGATAAGAAGAACTCAATGATACCAAGCGGTTCATGGGCGATTGAAATGGAGAACCCGACGAATGTCGACGGGGTTTTTGACGTAGGCTGTCTATCTCTTCTGACGAAAAGTGTGCCAACCTGTCACAGCCTAGCTGCTCTACATAAGCTGGATGTGCCACCTATTTTTTTTAGGTAACGGCAAGTTACGCCGCAACGGGCGGCTCCGCGTAGGAATTGAATGGGCGGTAGGTAAGCCTGAAGTTATCAGGCTGCGCGAGTGGCTTTCTCCCAGATGCCGGAAAGCCCCCCACGGCGGTAACGAACGAACCCCTGCAGCACGCACCAGTTCATGAACGTGAAATAGAAGGGGACGAAAGCGGGCTTCCAGCGGGTTTGTTGATCCTCAAGCCGGTAGCCGATCCAGGCCAGGCTGTAAAAGGCAAGTTGGCCCAGGAACATAATGGCCCAGAAGCCAATAGCCAGGCCTGACGCATTCTGGTATACCAATTGTAGCAGGATCAGCGCGTTCAGCAACAAGAGTAACGGCAGGCAAAACGGGGTTACGGCCCAGCGTAGTACCCGGTGCGATACGTATTGAAAGCTCAGCCAGCCATACCGGCTGATATTAAACAGGGGCAACAATCGGGCAATCGACTGAAAGCCGCCCGTAGCAATGCGCACTTTGCGTTTCTGCTCTTCGCGAATAGCCGCCGAGGGGCGTTCGAGGGCGTAGGCGTTAGGCTCGTACTCGACCCGATACCCGCGTGCGGCAATCCGGAGCGAAATCATGAAATCGTCGAGCAGCGTATCGGCCTCGACGGGCTCAAACAGGCCGGTGCGGATGGCAAACAGTTCGCCGGCGGCGCCCACAATCGTGTGCAACTCGGCATCGAGGCGTTTCAGAAACGATTCGTATTTCCAGTAAAGGCCTTCTCCGCTGCCAGTAGCGGCTTCGGACGCTTCCATCTGAATGCGTTTCTCGCCTGTTACGGCCCCTACGTTGGGCAGGTCGAACTTCCGAACCAGCCGCGATACGGCTTCGGGGTTAAGGTGCGTGTTGGCGTCGGTAAAGATTACGAGCGGTGTGTTCACCCGCTTCATGGCTTTATTCATCGCCACAATTTTGCCCAGCCGGTCGGTCCCCGATAAAATGGTGAGGTTGGGTACGTTGGCCCGTTGGGCCTCGAGCCACTCGGCCGAGCCGTCGGTCGACCCTTCGACCACGAACAGCAGATGTAGCCGATGGGCGGGGTAATCCTGATCAAGACAGTTCTGCAACTTGGCGGGCAAACAGTCGATCTCGTTGTAGGCGGGCACAACCAGCGTTACGTCGGCGGGTTCACCCATGGGCGGCAATACCCGCTGACCAATACCCAGCGCTCGCCGCACCCGTACAATGCCCCACAACAGCAGGCCATAGCCTAGGTACGTATAGACGACCAGCGCAAATAGTAACCAGAAAAGAACGATGAGAAGCATGGGAGGCAAAACGGTGAGTAATAAACGACAGGCGGTGAGGGTACGGCTGGGCCGCGCATTTGTCGTGCGTTACGTGCTCACCGCTTAGTCCGCACCGTTGCTTAATCAGACGTTTTCTTGCTGCCAGAGGCTGAAAAACGTCTTGTAAATGATCTTCATGTCATTCCAGAACGAGAACGTTTCGACGTACTCGATGTCGAGGGCGATGCGCTCCTGCTCATCCATCTTGGCTTCGCCTTTGGCGCGTTTCTGCACCTGCCACAGGCCTGTGAGACCACTCGGACCCGCAAAGCGCTTCACCGTCTGATCGGCCGTTAGTTTTTCCGCTTCGTAGACCGGCAGGGGGCGGTTACCAACCAGCGACATGTCGCCGCGCAGGATGTTGATCAGCTGCGGCAGTTCGTCGATGCTGCTGTTGCGCAGGAAATGGCCAAGGCGTGTAATGCGCGGATCATTCCGGAATTTGACAAAGGTGGCGCCTTTCTCGCCTTGTTTGAGGTATTGGCGCTCACAGACGAAGCGGTCGTTGTGGAAGAGCTTGCGCTGGCAAGAGGAGGCAATCAACGCGCATTCTTCGCAAATATCTTTGACCTGCGGGGTTTCGTCGGTTGCACCGTTGATGTTGTACAGATTCTCTGAGGCCATGTCTTTCAACATCGTGGCCGCATCGGTCCGCATCG comes from Fibrella aestuarina BUZ 2 and encodes:
- a CDS encoding glycosyltransferase family 2 protein, with the protein product MLLIVLFWLLFALVVYTYLGYGLLLWGIVRVRRALGIGQRVLPPMGEPADVTLVVPAYNEIDCLPAKLQNCLDQDYPAHRLHLLFVVEGSTDGSAEWLEAQRANVPNLTILSGTDRLGKIVAMNKAMKRVNTPLVIFTDANTHLNPEAVSRLVRKFDLPNVGAVTGEKRIQMEASEAATGSGEGLYWKYESFLKRLDAELHTIVGAAGELFAIRTGLFEPVEADTLLDDFMISLRIAARGYRVEYEPNAYALERPSAAIREEQKRKVRIATGGFQSIARLLPLFNISRYGWLSFQYVSHRVLRWAVTPFCLPLLLLLNALILLQLVYQNASGLAIGFWAIMFLGQLAFYSLAWIGYRLEDQQTRWKPAFVPFYFTFMNWCVLQGFVRYRRGGLSGIWEKATRAA